In the Colletotrichum higginsianum IMI 349063 chromosome 7 map unlocalized unitig_7, whole genome shotgun sequence genome, one interval contains:
- a CDS encoding OPT oligopeptide transporter, translating into MSTPASDTIVMGGLNPVEGKVVSIPSHQAINEKDSIDKAAIGKELTSEIQAVPVSPPSDGDNHEKDDNSDDAIIITGADASRFLLPLRDDFDPSLTFRSMFLATCLSAFQAVMSQIYTFKPTNVTISGTFIVLIGYFAGKAWSNVLPRGDKLEASWRQKNNQGDLPAWIKFFKFINPGPWGLKEHAICSITATSASNAAASIQVFAAQDLFYDLPLSATTVVLTVISIGLFGYGICGVMRPIAVWHVDAVYWGTLPTVKTLQGLHWQDLKNSKPLRWFWYSFAGMFVYEFFPAYIFPWLNSVSIPCLAAMNATGSKAAVLTNLFGGSINNEGLGLFTVSLDWQYITSFTTSLPLTLQAHSAVGFFICFLAMLGIYYTNAWDAKSQPFMSTRLRSEDGSTYPIAKVFTGGVLNQEALARYGIPRLTGSFAYAMFMANAAIGALVAHCFFFWGGDVKRAYQSAKSGRYDDRHHDHMTKHYKETPWWWYVIVLVISFVLGLVVVCTQNVTLPAWAYVVSLLLGIFIAPLSTILYSRFGNGIATNNLSKMLAGLILPERPIGNMYFAAWSHNVISNAVNLSNDLKMGEYLKIPPRIMFLTQIYGTILGGFINYAVMISIVNGNRELLVNSDGNSSWSGATMQSYNTNATSWALARYLYKTGGRYSLVPIGLGVGFGIVIIHRIIAYFVPKIRGYSLSEINLPQLIQYAGYIPYNASQTCVLFSSLISGFFVQFYLRNYRPRIFKDYSYLVTGAFDGASLTVLFILSFAVFGAGGPSIPFPTWWGNNAGGNYDHCPAAE; encoded by the exons ATGTCGACCCCCGCTTCTGACACCATCGTGATGGGTGGACTGAACCCTGTTGAGGGCAAGGTCGTCTCGATCCCTTCCCACCAAGCAATCAATGAGAAAGACAGCATCGATAAAGCAGCTATCGGCAAAGAGCTCACTTCCGAAATCCAAGCCGTCCCAGTTTCACCGCCATCTGATGGAGACAACCACGAGAAGGACGACAATAGTGATgacgccatcatcatcaccggcgcGGACGCCTCCCGATTTTTGCTGCCGCTCCGCGACGATTTCGATCCGTCTCTGACTTTCCGGAGCATGTTCCTGGCGACCTGTCTTTCAGCTTTCCAAGCAGTCATGAGCCAGATTTATACG TTTAAACCAACCAACGTCACTATCTCCGGGACCTTCATCGTTCTCATTGGATATTTTGCCGGCAAGGCATGGTCCAACGTTCTTCCTCGAGGCGACAAACTTGAGGCTAGTTGGAGACAGAAGAACAACCAGGGGGATCTTCCTGCGTGGATCAAATTCTTCAAGTTCATTAACCCTGGGCCGTGGGGTCTGAAAGAGCATGCCATCTGTTCCATCACCGCCACTTCCGCATCCAACGCCGCTGCTAGTATTCAGGTGTTCGCCGCACAGGATCTCTTCTACGATTTACCCTTGAGCGCAACAACTGTTGTCTTGACAGTCATCTCGATTGGTCTGTTTGGCTACGGCATCTGCGGAGTGATGCGCCCCATCGCTGTTTGGCATGTCGATGCAGTGTATTGGGGCACTCTCCCTACAGTCAAGACTCTCCAGGGGCTTCACTGGCAGGATTTGAAAAACTCAAAGCCGCTTCGGTGGTTCTGGTACAGTTTCGCTGGCATGTTCGTGTATGAGTTCTTTCCTGCGTACATCTTCCCGTGGCTGAACTCGGTTTCGATCCCTTGCCTGGCTGCAATGAATGCTACAGGTAGCAAGGCTGCAGTCCTCACTAACCTCTTTGGCGGGTCCATCAACAACGAGGGCTTGGGATTATTCACTGTTTCTCTTGATTGGCAATAC ATCACCTCTTTCACTACCTCTCTTCCTCTTACTCTCCAAGCTCATTCGGCTGTCGGGTTTTTCATCTGCTTCCTTGCTATGCTTGGTATCTACTACACAAATGCCTGGGATGCAAAGTCGCAGCCCTTCATGTCGACACGGCTTCGATCCGAGGATGGTTCAACATACCCTATTGCCAAGGTCTTTACTGGGGGCGTTCTCAATCAAGAAGCCCTTGCAAGATACGGCATCCCCAGACTCACAGGAAGTTTCGCGTATGCCATGTTCATGGCTAATGCTGCT ATTGGTGCTCTGGTTGCTcactgcttcttcttctggggTGGGGATGTCAAGCGGGCTTATCAAAGCGCAAAAAGCGGAAGATATGACGATCGCCATCATGATCACATGACGAAACACTACAAGGAGACcccgtggtggtggtatgTCATCGTGCTTGTCATCAGCTTCGTCCTTggtcttgtcgtcgtctgcACCCAGAACGTCACGCTTCCGGCATGGGCGTACGTTGTCTCACTGCTCCTCGGAATCTTCATCGCGCCGTTG AGCACGATCCTCTACTCTCGTTTCGGCAACGGAATTGCAACAAACAACCTCTCGAAGATGCTGGCAGGTCTCATCCTTCCTGAGCGACCCATTGGCAATATGTATTTTGCTGCTTGGTCGCACAACGTCATCTCGAACGCTGTTAATCTTTCCAACGACTTGAAAATGGGAGAATACC TCAAAATCCCCCCTAGAATCATGTTCCTCACCCAGATCTATGGCACTATCCTGGGTGGTTTCATCAACTACGCCGTTATGATCTCGATTGTCAATGGCAATCGCGAGCTTCTTGTCAACAGCGATGGTAACAGCTCTTGGAGCGGTGCAACTATGCAGTCGTACAACACCAATGCCACCTCTTGGGCGCTTGCCAGATACTTGTACAAGACTGGCGGCCGGTACTCGCTCGTGCCAATCGGCTTAGGCGTCGGCTTTGGTATTGTCATCATCCACCGTATCATTGCATAC TTCGTTCCCAAGATCCGGGGCTATTCTTTATCGGAGATCAACCTGCCTCAACTTATCCAATACGCGGGCTACATTCCTTACAACGCGTCCCAGACTTGTGTTCTCTTCAGCTCGCTCATCAGCGGGTTCTTTGTTCAATTTTACCTCCGCAACTACCGGCCGCGTATCTTCAAGGACTACTCATACCTGGTCACAGGTGCATTTGATGGCGCAAGTCTGACTGTTCTTTTCATCCTATCGTTTGCTGTCTTTGGAGCTGGCggtccatccatccctttccCAACCTGGTGGGGCAACAATGCTGGTGGTAACTATGACCATtgcccggcggcggagtAG